One region of Mangifera indica cultivar Alphonso chromosome 3, CATAS_Mindica_2.1, whole genome shotgun sequence genomic DNA includes:
- the LOC123212105 gene encoding protein DSS1 HOMOLOG ON CHROMOSOME V-like encodes MAAEPQTVTEHAKIDLFEDDDEFEEFEINEEWEDKEEGNDVTQQWEDDWDDDDVNDDFSQQLRKELENNTEKN; translated from the exons ATGGCGGCTGAACCACAGACAGTGACTGAGCATGCTAAGATCGATCTGTTCGAAGATGACGATGagtttgaagagtttgaaattaACGAAG AGTGGGAGGATAAGGAGGAAGGGAATGATGTGACACAGCAATGGGAAGATGATTGGGATGATGATGATGTCAATGATGATTTCTCTCAACAGCTTAGGAAGGAACTGGAGAACAACACCGAGAAGAACTGA